From Diadema setosum chromosome 5, eeDiaSeto1, whole genome shotgun sequence, the proteins below share one genomic window:
- the LOC140229112 gene encoding uncharacterized protein: MIAVPAEVRIWDPPGPPVYTAHVSRTVQSTDLFGPYGEPKITHHSVAEYQQAVPPLGGKYWGEKLTEYGGIGGHPFLGRRRVRDLFVSRSHRHFGSGVVKPMMYDQPYRLTDLAKSGCRINDERLSAPMKTPFEGFPRQRDRWPGNHPYYSHKSMFEVFPDGKPKQDAKENAIDGRASFQSTSSNSSYDDALRRLHEKLYHTSLYQDSYQGRARDSKNTDYQHPSAASKWERLDPAVPLTWQRDVEPARLEARGGLLGGNPVFLESDVIREENTDDCDKEQKGVEEEEEEEEETGDGEDVGDDTKEPLMKSDPAGQRGILVGDSQGLPKSSKSGSVGTKRSVSFNDTPEILESRENTRDSGYTIPGTGPCWPPSTSLVIENIRGSQLLERRDITQVPLAAPGPNSTGRKLLSSSKIGEHIRTLPHPSALRSSRFPSVPLPSSLMMDSGALKSASANNVGQQVDESGDIPDCAERLSQPFNTSMLYSRQQNQPFTIPSSYRTQAVKPSAALPGIRSSSHPVRKLQDELAKRIMIRKGAGCTPLVLPPAPLSDCLTPSGSKTPHRLGLRFKTEAHKRYHAMYPEQTPDLRSSNHSGRKCFFDGDHSSVFRG, from the exons ATGATTGCTGTACCAGCAGAGGTTCGAATCTGGGACCCACCGGGTCCTCCAGTATACACTGCCCACGTATCTCGTACCGTACAGTCCACCGACCTCTTCGGTCCTTACGGGGAACCCAAAATAACCCACCACAGTGTCGC GGAATACCAGCAAGCAGTCCCACCTCTGGGCGGTAAATACTGGGGCGAGAAATTGACGGAGTATGGAGGAATCGGAGGACACCCGTTCTTGGGTCGGCGAAGAGTCCGGGATCTCTTCGTCAGCCGCAGCCATCGTCATTTCGGCAGCGGCGTTGTCAAACC GATGATGTATGACCAGCCCTACAGGTTGACTGATTTGGCGAAGAGCGGATGCCGAATAAACGATGAACG CTTATCGGCGCCTATGAAAACACCTTTTGAAGG CTTTCCCCGCCAACGAGATCGCTGGCCTGGCAACCACCCGTACTACTCCCACAAATCCATGTTCGAAGTCTTCCCGGATGGCAAACCAAAACAAGATGCAAAAG AAAATGCTATAGACGGCAGAGCGTCATTTCAATCG ACCAGTTCGAACTCTTCGTACGATGATGCCCTGCGTCGGCTTCATGAAAAGCTCTACCACACTTCCCTCTACCAAGACTCTTACCAAGGCCGTGCCCGAGACTCCAAGAATACCGACTACCAACATCCATCAGCCGCTTCAAAATGGGAGCGACTCGATCCCGCAGTGCCGTTGACATGGCAACGGGATGTCGAACCAGCCAGATTGGAAGCAAGAGGAGGGCTCCTTGGAGGCAACCCGGTATTCTTGGAGAGTGATGTGATTAGAGAAGAGAATACTGATGACTGCGACAAAGAGCAAAAAGGAgttgaagaggaagaggaggaggaggaggagacagGAGACGGTGAAGATGTGGGTGATGATACCAAGGAACCTTTGATGAAGAGCGACCCCGCTGGGCAGCGCGGCATCCTAGTCGGTGACTCACAGGGACTACCAAAGTCCTCAAAGAGTGGTTCCGTTGGCACAAAGCGGAGCGTCAGTTTCAACGACACGCCAGAGATCCTCGAGAGTCGCGAGAACACCAGGGACAGTGGCTACACCATTCCCGGCACGGGACCCTGCTGGCCACCGAGCACATCGCTAGTCATTGAGAACATCCGCGGATCCCAGCTCCTGGAGCGCCGAGACATCACGCAGGTTCCTCTTGCTGCTCCTGGCCCAAATTCAACTGGCCGAAAGCTCCTCTCGTCCTCAAAGATAGGAGAACACATCAGAACTTTACCTCACCCGTCAGCACTGCGTTCATCCAGGTTTCCCTCCGTACCACTGCCGTCTTCTCTGATGATGGATTCTGGCGCACTGAAGTCAGCATCGGCAAACAATGTCGGCCAACAGGTGGACGAGTCTGGGGATATACCAGATTGTGCCGAACGTCTCTCACAACCTTTCAATACGAGCATGCTTTACAGCAGGCAACAAAACCAGCCCTTCACGATTCCCTCCAGTTATCGGACTCAAGCTGTTAAACCGTCGGCGGCACTTCCGGGCATCCGATCATCGTCGCACCCCGTACGCAAGCTGCAAGACGAGCTGGCGAAGCGAATTATGATACGGAAGGGGGCAGGGTGTACCCCTCTCGTCCTCCCACCCGCACCCCTCTCAGACTGCCTCACCCCTTCAGGGAGTAAGACGCCTCACCGACTGGGTCTCCGCTTCAAGACTGAGGCGCACAAACG ATACCACGCGATGTACCCGGAGCAGACACCGGATCTACGGAGCTCAAACCATTCTGGCAGAAAATGTTTCTTTGACGGCGACCATTCGTCCGTCTTCAGAGGTTAA
- the LOC140229111 gene encoding uncharacterized protein, translating to MPNSGFQGQINQSFYGTRKADLVPLGDQYVTGNLPNPAFWSRFMREPFSGVSSGSSSSRSTLRVLTTTEVLAPVRPSNIHSQLGNRSTDGTLPRIKTSPSGVVGIEDQAPSDSTEVGSPPSRGHARDAHIPLVALNSLAPFATTSKPTCGYFFSRNTDNRKKSIGIPATDLVAYRYYVK from the exons ATGCCTAACTCAGGATTCCAGGGACAAATTAACCAGAGCTTCTACGGAACCCGTAAAGCAGATCTGGTGCCCCTAGGAGATCAGTACGTAACCGGGAATCTGCCAAACCCAGCATTTTGGAGCAGGTTCATGAGGGAACCTTTCTCCGGTGTGTCGTCTGGATCATCGAGCTCGCGGTCGACGCTACGGGTATTGACTACCACTGAAGTCCTCGCGCCAGTGCGACCGAGCAACATCCACTCTCAGCTTGGAAACCG ATCAACCGATGGCACCCTACCCAGAATCAAAACGTCACCGTCCGGTGTCGTCGGCATCGAAGACCAGGCTCCAAGTGACTCCACCGAGGTGGGATCGCCTCCGTCCCGTGGCCACGCGCGGGACGCGCACATTCCTCTTGTTGCTCTAAACTCGCTCGCTCCTTTCGCAACCACAAGCAAGCCTACGTGCGGCTATTTCTTCTCCCGAAACACTGACAACAGGAAGAAAAGTATTGGCATCCCGGCCACCGACCTCGTAGCATACCGCTATTATGTCAAGTAA